The Sphingosinicella humi genome has a window encoding:
- a CDS encoding PepSY-associated TM helix domain-containing protein: MRPILRWVHATFGLFAAVYLLMAAATGTLLLFKPEILALAHSELGPVPADTVTQAQRLASNLEPGSFTSIRFPDETLRAFTVYLPDHRTTLYDPNSLAPLEDSLGLVRAMDWLFELHHYLLAGETGKIVSGAFGVAIAGLVLIGLYLWWPWRRGWRFANARANRPTRASHLAAHTTIGIMMAPALFLAAFSGAAVVFHKQTTAVLTGAFGAKDPAIDVPAKPGTLATLVEARFPRAVPRLYIPAAEPDGTVTLRLRQPEERHPNGRSTLSWDPASATATAATSEPEAGAGPRLYNLLYPLHIGTLGGLPLRLFLFVSAILALFGAFHALGSWFRKRRR, translated from the coding sequence GTGCGCCCGATCCTCCGCTGGGTCCACGCCACCTTCGGCCTGTTTGCCGCCGTCTATCTGCTGATGGCGGCGGCGACGGGCACGCTGCTTCTCTTCAAGCCCGAAATTCTGGCCCTCGCCCATTCGGAGCTCGGCCCCGTCCCGGCCGACACCGTCACCCAGGCTCAGCGCCTCGCCTCCAACCTGGAGCCCGGCAGCTTCACGTCGATCAGATTCCCGGATGAGACCCTGCGCGCTTTCACCGTCTATCTGCCGGACCATCGCACCACGCTCTACGACCCGAACAGCCTCGCTCCGCTCGAGGATAGTCTCGGGCTCGTTCGGGCCATGGACTGGCTGTTCGAGCTGCACCATTATCTGCTCGCCGGCGAAACAGGGAAGATCGTCTCCGGCGCCTTCGGCGTCGCCATCGCCGGGCTGGTGCTGATTGGCCTTTATCTCTGGTGGCCGTGGCGCCGCGGCTGGCGGTTTGCCAACGCCCGCGCCAACCGTCCGACCCGCGCCTCTCACCTCGCCGCCCACACGACGATCGGCATCATGATGGCGCCGGCCCTGTTCCTCGCCGCCTTCTCCGGCGCTGCCGTCGTCTTTCACAAACAGACTACCGCCGTCCTGACGGGCGCGTTCGGCGCGAAGGACCCGGCGATCGACGTGCCGGCGAAGCCCGGCACGCTTGCGACGCTGGTCGAGGCTCGCTTCCCCAGGGCCGTGCCGCGCCTCTACATACCGGCGGCGGAGCCGGACGGCACGGTAACGCTCCGCCTCCGCCAGCCTGAAGAGCGCCACCCGAACGGCCGTTCCACCCTCAGTTGGGATCCGGCCAGCGCTACCGCGACCGCCGCCACCAGCGAACCCGAAGCCGGTGCCGGCCCCCGTCTCTACAATCTCCTCTATCCGCTCCACATCGGAACCCTGGGCGGACTGCCGCTGCGTCTCTTCCTTTTCGTCAGCGCCATCCTCGCCCTGTTCGGCGCGTTCCACGCGCTCGGCAGCTGGTTTAGGAAACGCCGCCGCTGA
- a CDS encoding TIGR04282 family arsenosugar biosynthesis glycosyltransferase yields the protein MTRIVIFAKAPVPGQVKTRLIPALGADGAAELAHRMLLHTCQEALAAKVGPVELCLADHPGWTEAPPAGVTLTAQGEGDLGDRLWRAAERSGPPLLLIGADCPELDRRRLGAAADRLRGCDAFLHPAEDGGYALLGLNRLDRSLFTSIAWSTGTVARKTAERIEALDWSLHIGETLRDIDEPADLALLGASLP from the coding sequence GTGACGCGTATCGTCATCTTCGCGAAGGCGCCCGTGCCGGGCCAGGTGAAGACCCGCCTCATCCCCGCCCTCGGTGCCGACGGGGCGGCCGAGCTCGCCCACCGCATGCTGCTCCACACCTGCCAGGAAGCGCTGGCCGCCAAGGTCGGACCCGTCGAGCTCTGCCTTGCCGATCACCCGGGCTGGACGGAGGCGCCGCCGGCCGGCGTGACGCTTACCGCTCAAGGGGAGGGCGACCTCGGCGACCGCCTCTGGCGTGCGGCCGAGCGATCCGGGCCACCCCTGCTCTTGATCGGCGCCGATTGCCCCGAGCTGGACCGAAGACGCCTCGGGGCCGCCGCCGACCGATTGCGCGGCTGCGACGCGTTCCTGCACCCGGCGGAAGATGGCGGTTATGCCCTTCTCGGACTGAACAGGCTCGACAGATCGCTCTTCACCAGCATCGCCTGGAGTACCGGGACGGTCGCCCGCAAGACGGCCGAGCGCATCGAGGCGCTGGACTGGTCGCTGCACATCGGCGAGACCTTGCGCGACATAGACGAGCCTGCAGACCTCGCCCTATTGGGAGCCAGCCTGCCGTGA
- a CDS encoding DUF6766 family protein, protein MSAWKKYAYLWITLILFLGSLIGHWLFGWSAYVSEQQAHGEPIEFAGYFTEMMRDTLENWQSEFLQLMWQVCGLAFFLFVGSPQSKEEDDRLEEKLDEILRAVKPDEADKLIQQIDKRFPGRDVGPKF, encoded by the coding sequence ATGTCGGCATGGAAGAAATATGCTTATCTCTGGATCACCCTGATCCTGTTCCTGGGTTCGCTCATCGGACACTGGCTGTTCGGCTGGTCGGCCTATGTCTCCGAACAGCAGGCGCACGGCGAACCGATCGAGTTCGCAGGCTATTTCACCGAAATGATGCGGGACACGCTGGAGAATTGGCAGTCGGAATTTCTGCAACTGATGTGGCAGGTCTGCGGCCTCGCCTTCTTCCTGTTCGTTGGCTCGCCCCAATCGAAGGAGGAGGACGACCGGCTGGAGGAAAAGCTCGACGAGATCTTGCGGGCGGTGAAGCCTGACGAAGCCGACAAGCTGATCCAGCAGATCGACAAGCGCTTCCCCGGCCGGGACGTGGGGCCGAAGTTCTAG
- a CDS encoding acyl-CoA dehydrogenase family protein: MPLYLTDDQAMLRDTAREFMAAEGSIAKQYRKYRDMNCKDGFGHALWKQFGEMGFTGILIDEADGGLGLGHVEAGIVLEEIGRNLTPSPFLVTAVAVVEALRGTRHGERWYPGILAGETVAALAVDEGSKHRPEAIAMTAERSGNGFRLSGRKQFVVQGASADVFVVAADTTDGLTLFSVEKGTKGLEIEGVRLADASIGARLEFDRVEVDADAVIGEVGRGRDVLRRVLNAGRAGAASELVGVGSQAMAMTVDYLKQRKQFGRLIGEFQALQHRAAHLYSELEIARAATLKAQQLLSEDAEEADMMVSVAKAKSGQASALAVQEGVQMHGGIGMTDEYDIGLYMKRDRVLNELFGDASYHADKVARLNGY, from the coding sequence TTGCCGCTCTACCTTACCGATGACCAGGCCATGCTCCGTGATACGGCGCGCGAGTTCATGGCGGCTGAAGGGTCGATCGCGAAACAGTATCGCAAATATCGCGACATGAACTGCAAGGACGGCTTCGGCCATGCCTTGTGGAAGCAGTTCGGCGAGATGGGCTTCACCGGCATCCTGATCGACGAGGCCGATGGCGGGCTGGGGCTCGGCCATGTCGAGGCCGGGATCGTGCTGGAGGAGATCGGGCGCAACCTGACGCCTTCGCCTTTCCTGGTCACGGCGGTCGCCGTGGTCGAGGCGCTACGCGGCACCAGACACGGCGAGCGCTGGTATCCGGGCATTCTCGCCGGCGAGACGGTGGCGGCGCTGGCGGTCGACGAGGGGTCCAAGCATCGGCCGGAAGCGATCGCCATGACCGCCGAGCGGTCGGGGAACGGCTTTCGTCTCAGCGGCCGCAAGCAGTTCGTCGTTCAGGGCGCTTCGGCGGATGTCTTCGTCGTTGCGGCCGACACGACGGATGGGCTGACATTGTTCTCGGTCGAGAAGGGGACGAAGGGGCTGGAGATCGAGGGCGTGCGGCTGGCCGACGCCAGCATCGGCGCGCGGCTGGAGTTCGATCGGGTGGAGGTCGATGCCGACGCGGTGATCGGCGAGGTCGGGCGAGGCCGGGACGTGCTCCGGCGGGTGCTGAACGCCGGCCGGGCGGGCGCCGCCTCGGAGCTGGTCGGTGTCGGATCGCAGGCGATGGCGATGACCGTCGATTATCTGAAGCAGCGCAAGCAGTTCGGCCGGCTGATCGGTGAGTTCCAGGCGCTGCAGCATCGGGCCGCACATCTCTATTCGGAACTGGAGATCGCGCGCGCGGCCACTCTGAAGGCGCAGCAGTTGCTGAGCGAAGATGCCGAAGAGGCCGATATGATGGTGTCTGTCGCCAAGGCCAAGTCCGGGCAGGCCTCGGCGCTGGCGGTGCAGGAGGGGGTGCAGATGCATGGCGGCATCGGCATGACCGACGAATATGACATCGGACTCTACATGAAGCGGGATCGCGTGCTGAACGAGCTGTTCGGGGATGCGAGCTATCACGCCGACAAGGTGGCGCGGCTGAACGGTTATTGA
- a CDS encoding DUF3047 domain-containing protein yields the protein MITLLATALAAGTPIWVGRFDTDGALPSPWRVVRLDKDVAPTRYSVTTVGGRRALEARSNNSMAILVRPISVDLSKTPILCWRWYVDAPVEGADMRRKSGDDYAGRVYVAFDMPDSALSVGTRLKLGIARRLFGKHVPDAAVTYVWDNRNPVGTRRKSAYTDRAQMIVAESGGAEAGRWVSERADVGADFDAAFEGDPGRPVQIAVASDTDNTHGSARAAFADLHFVSRGTPCQS from the coding sequence GTGATCACCCTCCTCGCCACCGCCCTCGCCGCCGGCACGCCGATCTGGGTAGGGCGGTTCGATACGGACGGCGCGCTCCCTTCGCCCTGGCGCGTCGTTCGCCTCGACAAGGACGTCGCGCCGACCCGCTATAGCGTCACGACGGTCGGCGGCAGGCGCGCGCTGGAGGCGCGATCGAACAACAGCATGGCCATCCTCGTGCGACCGATCTCCGTCGACCTTTCCAAGACCCCGATCCTCTGCTGGCGCTGGTATGTCGACGCGCCCGTCGAGGGCGCCGACATGCGCAGGAAGAGCGGAGACGATTATGCTGGGCGCGTCTACGTTGCCTTCGACATGCCGGACAGCGCCTTGAGCGTCGGCACGCGCCTCAAGCTCGGCATCGCCCGTCGCCTGTTCGGCAAGCATGTGCCCGACGCCGCGGTCACCTATGTGTGGGACAATCGCAACCCGGTCGGCACCCGCCGCAAGAGCGCCTACACCGATCGCGCCCAGATGATCGTTGCCGAATCGGGCGGCGCCGAGGCCGGCCGGTGGGTCTCAGAACGGGCCGATGTCGGCGCCGATTTTGACGCCGCTTTCGAAGGCGACCCGGGCCGGCCGGTCCAGATCGCCGTCGCCTCAGACACCGACAATACCCATGGCAGCGCCCGAGCCGCCTTCGCAGATCTTCATTTCGTGTCGAGGGGCACGCCCTGCCAAAGCTAG
- a CDS encoding TIGR02587 family membrane protein: MASQVGVDAKDANRDYAVGLARAFGGAIIFGLPMLMTMEMWFLGFYIERERLLLFLVLNLLMLVGLSRFGGFERTESSFDDILDAFAAYAVGVIASAAVLFIFGILTTDMPWTEIVGKIVVQSVPASFGAIIARKQLSGGAEERDDEEEEQEALEQASYGGELFLMAAGALFLAFNMAPTEEMILIGFKMSPWHGMALVLFSILLLHGFVYGVGFAGQEQSPEGKGFRARFLGYTIAGYGIALLVSLYVLWTFGRTDGVNLSQIATMTAVLGFPASVGAAIARLVV; this comes from the coding sequence ATGGCCAGCCAGGTCGGCGTCGATGCCAAGGATGCTAACCGCGATTATGCGGTCGGACTCGCTCGCGCGTTCGGCGGCGCGATCATCTTTGGCCTGCCGATGCTGATGACGATGGAGATGTGGTTCCTCGGCTTCTACATCGAGCGGGAACGGCTGCTCCTTTTCCTGGTGCTCAACCTGCTGATGCTGGTCGGACTCTCCCGCTTCGGCGGCTTCGAGCGGACGGAAAGCAGCTTCGACGACATCCTCGACGCCTTCGCCGCCTACGCGGTCGGCGTGATCGCCTCGGCGGCGGTCCTGTTCATCTTCGGCATCCTCACGACCGACATGCCGTGGACCGAGATCGTCGGAAAGATCGTAGTGCAAAGCGTGCCTGCGAGCTTCGGTGCGATCATCGCGCGCAAGCAGTTGAGCGGCGGCGCCGAAGAACGCGACGATGAAGAGGAGGAACAGGAGGCGCTGGAGCAGGCGAGCTATGGCGGCGAGCTGTTCCTGATGGCGGCGGGCGCGCTGTTCCTCGCTTTCAACATGGCGCCGACCGAGGAGATGATCCTGATCGGCTTCAAGATGTCGCCTTGGCACGGCATGGCGCTCGTGCTCTTCTCGATCCTTCTCCTCCACGGCTTCGTCTATGGCGTAGGCTTCGCCGGCCAGGAGCAATCGCCGGAGGGGAAGGGGTTCCGCGCCCGCTTCCTCGGCTACACGATCGCCGGCTACGGCATCGCCCTGCTGGTCAGCCTCTATGTGCTGTGGACGTTCGGCCGCACCGACGGTGTCAATTTAAGCCAGATCGCAACGATGACGGCGGTGCTTGGATTTCCGGCGTCCGTCGGCGCAGCCATCGCGCGGCTGGTCGTTTGA
- a CDS encoding glutathione S-transferase family protein produces the protein MIVYGSSLSPFVRKVLVYGAEKGIELELKPTRLGSDEAEFREASPFGKIPAFRDGDFTLADSTAIVTYLEAIKPEPELVPTEPKARARTIWFDEFADTILFGCGSKMFFNRIVAPRFLGRAGDLDEAETAEREELPPILDYLERTIPDSGWLVEDRLTLADISVASPFANFRHLGIDVDATQRPKLAAFVDNILSRPSFSGWLERETAFLARTA, from the coding sequence ATGATCGTCTACGGATCGTCACTATCGCCGTTCGTCCGCAAGGTGCTGGTTTACGGGGCAGAAAAGGGAATCGAGCTGGAGCTGAAGCCGACCCGGCTCGGATCAGACGAGGCCGAGTTTCGCGAAGCCAGCCCGTTCGGCAAGATCCCGGCCTTTCGCGACGGTGATTTCACCCTCGCCGACTCGACTGCAATTGTCACCTACCTTGAGGCAATCAAGCCCGAGCCGGAGTTGGTTCCGACCGAGCCGAAGGCTCGTGCCCGTACAATCTGGTTCGACGAATTTGCTGATACCATCCTTTTCGGCTGCGGGAGCAAGATGTTCTTCAACCGTATCGTTGCGCCGCGCTTCCTCGGGCGGGCGGGCGACCTGGATGAGGCGGAGACCGCGGAGCGCGAGGAGTTGCCGCCGATCCTCGATTATCTCGAACGGACCATCCCCGACAGCGGCTGGCTGGTCGAGGACCGGCTGACCCTCGCCGATATTTCGGTTGCCAGCCCCTTCGCCAATTTCCGCCACCTCGGCATCGATGTCGATGCGACGCAACGTCCGAAGCTCGCCGCTTTCGTCGACAATATTCTGTCGCGGCCGAGCTTCAGCGGCTGGTTGGAGCGCGAAACGGCGTTTCTGGCTCGGACGGCGTAG
- a CDS encoding TonB-dependent receptor: MSRFLLSAALIAILPAAAHAQDTAQRGDDGSIIVTAMRAEKPLNSIPALVTVIDEEEIDQQRLIATDTSSLLANLVPSFSPSRQKLSGFGESFRGRDPLYLIDGVPQSNPLRNGSRDGYTIDLIAVERVEVINGANAIQGLGATGGIVNFVTRKPDRSGEWTVGIETAVTAADDFSDDGFEHRAGVYASKRFGDFDFLGSASYHKRGLFFDGHGRAIAVDATQGDLADSMQTNFFGKFGWEPTDDQRLQFTINKFDLEGDGDWSTDPESGDRAAGIPVTSQRGAPEGEPPLNDVLTMSLDYTHRAFLGGTFTGQLYRQDFKSTFGGDRFAIFQDPAIAPVGTLFDQSQNRSEKLGARLTQRYTDIAGSGADVIGGIDYLEDTTSQALIHTGRFWVPETTYENIAPFIQLDLPLTDRLTLAGGLRWENAILKVDDYNSIAGNRPDLVETPVIGGSPSFDELLFNGSAIYEFLDGVSAYASYSQGYTVPDVGRVLRAIKVPNTSVDDLLTLSPVIADNYEAGLTVSQGFLTAQLAYFISKSNQGSRLVADAEGIFSVVRQKTRVEGLEATLEAALGSGFRVGGNLSVLKGEVDSDNDGRLDADLDAINIGPNRLNLYAGWSNDALSFRLQSATLFDRNFENAAGLNTANFEGYTLFDLHAGYRTDFGTLSFAVQNLADKQYITYFGQAGSTLDEDFFAGRGRTFTLGYSTEF, translated from the coding sequence TTGTCCCGTTTCCTGCTGTCCGCCGCCCTGATCGCCATCCTTCCCGCCGCTGCCCACGCTCAGGACACGGCCCAAAGGGGAGACGACGGCTCCATCATCGTCACCGCAATGCGTGCCGAGAAACCCCTGAACTCCATCCCCGCCTTGGTCACCGTCATCGACGAGGAGGAGATTGATCAGCAGCGGCTGATTGCCACCGACACCTCTTCGCTCCTCGCCAATCTGGTGCCGAGCTTCTCGCCCAGCCGGCAGAAGCTTTCCGGCTTCGGCGAATCCTTCCGCGGCCGCGACCCGCTCTATCTGATCGACGGCGTGCCCCAGTCGAACCCGCTCCGCAACGGGTCGCGCGACGGCTACACGATCGACCTCATCGCCGTCGAGCGGGTCGAGGTGATCAACGGCGCCAACGCCATCCAGGGGCTGGGGGCGACGGGCGGCATCGTCAATTTCGTCACTCGCAAGCCCGATCGGTCCGGTGAATGGACCGTCGGCATCGAGACCGCCGTCACCGCCGCTGATGATTTCAGCGACGACGGCTTCGAGCATCGTGCCGGCGTCTACGCCTCCAAGCGCTTCGGCGACTTCGATTTCCTAGGCTCGGCCAGCTATCACAAGCGGGGGCTTTTCTTCGACGGCCATGGCCGCGCCATCGCCGTTGACGCGACCCAGGGCGATCTCGCCGATTCCATGCAGACCAATTTCTTCGGCAAGTTCGGCTGGGAACCGACCGACGACCAGCGCCTTCAGTTCACCATCAACAAGTTCGATTTGGAGGGCGACGGCGACTGGTCGACCGATCCCGAATCCGGCGATCGCGCGGCCGGTATCCCGGTTACCTCGCAGCGCGGCGCCCCAGAGGGTGAGCCGCCGCTCAACGACGTGCTGACGATGTCGCTCGATTACACCCACCGCGCCTTCCTCGGCGGCACCTTCACCGGCCAGCTCTACCGGCAGGATTTCAAGTCGACATTCGGCGGCGACCGCTTCGCTATCTTCCAAGACCCGGCGATCGCGCCCGTCGGCACCCTGTTCGACCAGTCGCAGAACCGCTCCGAGAAGCTCGGCGCCCGCCTCACCCAGCGCTACACCGACATTGCCGGCTCCGGCGCGGACGTGATCGGCGGCATCGACTATCTCGAGGACACGACCAGCCAGGCGCTGATCCACACCGGCCGCTTCTGGGTGCCGGAGACAACCTATGAGAATATCGCGCCCTTCATCCAGCTTGACCTGCCGCTGACCGACCGGCTGACCCTCGCCGGCGGCCTTCGGTGGGAGAATGCGATCTTGAAGGTCGACGACTATAACAGCATCGCCGGCAACCGCCCCGATCTGGTCGAGACGCCGGTCATCGGCGGCAGCCCCAGCTTCGACGAGCTGCTCTTCAACGGCTCGGCCATCTACGAATTCCTCGATGGCGTCAGCGCCTATGCGAGCTATTCGCAGGGCTATACCGTGCCCGATGTCGGCCGTGTGCTGCGCGCCATCAAGGTGCCGAATACCAGTGTCGACGATCTCCTCACCCTGTCGCCCGTCATCGCCGACAATTACGAGGCCGGCCTTACCGTCAGCCAGGGTTTCCTGACCGCGCAGCTCGCCTATTTCATCTCCAAGTCGAACCAGGGATCGCGCCTCGTCGCCGATGCGGAGGGAATTTTCAGCGTGGTGCGCCAGAAGACCCGCGTCGAAGGCCTGGAGGCGACCTTGGAAGCGGCGCTCGGCTCCGGCTTCCGCGTCGGCGGCAACCTGTCGGTGCTGAAGGGCGAGGTCGATTCCGACAATGACGGCCGCCTCGATGCCGATCTCGACGCCATCAACATCGGCCCCAACCGCCTCAATCTTTACGCCGGCTGGTCGAACGACGCCCTCTCCTTCCGCCTGCAGTCGGCGACCTTGTTCGACCGCAACTTCGAGAATGCGGCGGGCCTCAACACCGCCAACTTCGAAGGCTATACGCTCTTCGACCTCCATGCCGGCTACCGCACCGATTTCGGGACCTTGAGCTTCGCCGTCCAGAATCTGGCCGACAAGCAGTATATCACCTATTTCGGGCAGGCCGGCTCCACTCTCGACGAGGACTTTTTCGCCGGCCGCGGCCGGACCTTCACGCTGGGCTACTCCACGGAGTTCTGA
- a CDS encoding PaaI family thioesterase, with translation MTDPLPPYARLLGLSTRRGDDDELVWIMPFREEVIGRPGYLHGGAIAGLLEFAALGALYEALGSREGVTVKPINVTVDFMRGGTDHETCASAVVTRLGKRVANVEAHAWQQDRAKPIAAAHMNLLLRRN, from the coding sequence GTGACCGATCCCCTTCCTCCCTATGCCCGGCTGCTCGGCCTCAGCACGCGGCGGGGCGACGACGACGAGCTCGTCTGGATCATGCCGTTCCGCGAAGAGGTGATCGGCCGTCCCGGCTATCTCCACGGTGGCGCCATCGCCGGCCTGCTCGAGTTCGCCGCGCTCGGCGCCCTCTATGAAGCGCTCGGCTCGCGCGAGGGGGTGACGGTGAAGCCGATCAACGTCACCGTCGATTTCATGCGCGGCGGCACCGACCATGAAACCTGCGCCTCCGCCGTCGTCACCCGCCTCGGCAAGCGCGTCGCCAATGTCGAGGCGCATGCCTGGCAGCAGGACCGTGCCAAGCCGATCGCGGCCGCGCACATGAACCTGCTGCTGCGCCGGAATTGA
- a CDS encoding acyl-CoA dehydrogenase family protein encodes MADLETFRREARAWLEANCPAEMREPVRDESDYCWGGRNPLFKSDAQKAWMERMAARGWTVPDWPREYGGGGLSPAETKVLRQEMAAAGARNPLMSFGISMLGPALLKYGTEAQKKRFLPEIARGEIRWCQGYSEPNAGSDLASVATKCEDRGDHWLVNGQKVWTSYADKADWIFCLVRTDPEAPKHKGISFILFDMRTPGVSTKPILLISGNSPFCETFFDDVKVPKDQVVGEVNKGWDVAKYLLGHEREMISGMGLGGTGESLGAALAERLKDDPILRADVARFDVDAMAFRAMSERFIDELKAGRAHPAQPSIMKYAGTELNKARHELIMAAGGSGALEWESERSKGGKAPREWLRTKANSIEGGTSEIQLGIVAKHILELPGT; translated from the coding sequence ATGGCCGACCTGGAAACGTTCCGCCGCGAAGCCCGCGCCTGGCTGGAGGCGAATTGCCCGGCCGAGATGCGCGAGCCGGTGCGGGACGAGAGCGACTATTGCTGGGGCGGGCGCAATCCCCTGTTTAAAAGCGACGCGCAGAAAGCCTGGATGGAGCGGATGGCGGCGCGGGGCTGGACCGTGCCCGACTGGCCCAGGGAGTATGGCGGCGGCGGCCTCTCGCCCGCCGAAACCAAGGTCCTGCGCCAGGAGATGGCGGCGGCCGGCGCGCGCAATCCGCTGATGAGCTTCGGCATTTCGATGCTCGGACCGGCGCTGCTCAAATATGGCACCGAGGCGCAGAAGAAGCGCTTCCTGCCGGAGATCGCGCGCGGCGAGATACGCTGGTGCCAGGGCTATTCCGAGCCCAATGCCGGCTCCGACCTCGCCAGCGTCGCCACCAAATGCGAGGACAGGGGAGATCATTGGCTGGTCAACGGCCAAAAGGTCTGGACCTCCTATGCCGACAAGGCGGACTGGATCTTCTGCCTGGTGCGCACCGATCCCGAGGCGCCCAAGCACAAGGGGATCAGCTTCATCCTCTTCGATATGCGGACGCCCGGCGTCTCGACGAAGCCGATCCTGCTCATCTCCGGCAATTCGCCCTTTTGCGAAACCTTCTTCGACGACGTGAAGGTGCCGAAGGATCAGGTCGTCGGCGAGGTGAACAAGGGGTGGGACGTCGCCAAATATCTCCTCGGTCACGAGCGCGAGATGATCAGCGGCATGGGGCTCGGCGGCACCGGCGAGAGCTTGGGCGCGGCGCTGGCGGAGCGGCTGAAGGACGATCCGATCCTTCGCGCCGATGTCGCCCGCTTCGACGTCGACGCCATGGCGTTCCGGGCGATGTCGGAGCGATTCATCGACGAGTTGAAGGCGGGGCGGGCGCATCCCGCGCAGCCGTCGATAATGAAATATGCCGGCACCGAGCTCAACAAGGCGCGGCACGAGCTGATCATGGCCGCGGGCGGCTCGGGCGCGCTCGAATGGGAGAGCGAGCGCTCGAAGGGTGGCAAGGCGCCGCGCGAGTGGCTGCGCACAAAGGCCAATTCGATCGAGGGCGGCACCAGCGAAATCCAGCTCGGCATCGTCGCCAAGCACATATTGGAGCTGCCGGGGACGTGA